In Planctomycetota bacterium, the DNA window CGATCGGCACGCTCGCGGAATTCCAGAAGCGCGCCCGCCTCAAGGAGAAGCCGGGCGACCTTCCCGACGCGCGGGGAATGATCGCGCAGCTCCTGGCGGACCACGAGGCGATCGTGCGGACCCTCCGGGAGGACCTCCAGACCGCGCTCGAGAAGCACGGCGACGCGGGAACGAGCGACTTCCTCACGGGCCTGATGGAACGCCACGAGAAAATGGCGTGGATGCTCCGCGCCTTCCTGGAAGGCCGTTAGCGCGGCGCCAGCGCCTGCGGAATGAGGAGCGCGACGCCCGACCGGCCCGGGTAGCGCCGGCGCAGGAACCGCCGTTCGTCCCGCCGCAGCCGCTCCGCCTCCAGGGGCGGCGTCTCCT includes these proteins:
- a CDS encoding ferritin-like domain-containing protein; translation: IGTLAEFQKRARLKEKPGDLPDARGMIAQLLADHEAIVRTLREDLQTALEKHGDAGTSDFLTGLMERHEKMAWMLRAFLEGR